One Acetobacter ghanensis DNA window includes the following coding sequences:
- the aat gene encoding leucyl/phenylalanyl-tRNA--protein transferase, producing the protein MSDGLTPELMLAAYAAGLFPMAEGEDDPTLSWYDPDPRGVLPLDTFHVPRRLRRTVLSGRFEVCVDRDFPAVMRGCAAPAKGRESTWINSRIYALFCELHTMGFGHSVECRLNGELVGGLYGVALGGVFFGESMFSRVTDASKVALVHLVARMRLGGFILLDTQFGTEHLARFGGVEIPAATYKQQLERAVCMQPCWPNTVAPDMLEAEIRGM; encoded by the coding sequence ATGTCCGATGGTCTGACGCCAGAACTCATGCTGGCGGCTTATGCCGCTGGGCTGTTCCCCATGGCGGAAGGGGAGGATGACCCGACCCTGAGCTGGTATGACCCCGACCCGCGTGGTGTGCTGCCGCTGGATACATTTCATGTACCTCGGCGTTTGCGACGTACCGTGTTGTCGGGCAGGTTTGAGGTCTGTGTTGACCGCGACTTTCCTGCCGTCATGCGCGGGTGTGCGGCTCCCGCCAAAGGGCGGGAAAGCACATGGATTAACAGCCGTATCTACGCACTGTTCTGCGAACTCCATACCATGGGGTTTGGCCATAGTGTGGAATGCCGCCTGAATGGCGAACTGGTGGGTGGTCTGTACGGGGTTGCTCTTGGTGGCGTCTTTTTTGGCGAGAGTATGTTCAGCCGGGTAACAGATGCCTCCAAGGTGGCGCTTGTCCATCTGGTTGCGCGTATGCGTCTTGGGGGTTTTATTTTGCTGGATACGCAGTTTGGTACGGAGCATCTAGCCCGTTTTGGTGGGGTGGAAATACCGGCGGCCACGTATAAACAGCAGCTTGAGCGCGCTGTATGTATGCAGCCCTGCTGGCCCAATACGGTTGCGCCAGATATGCTGGAAGCCGAAATTCGTGGCATGTAG
- a CDS encoding DUF4412 domain-containing protein — MTDNFLQACKRNLTKLALCAVSLPAMSALMALPLHAQQATDHPRLTPARDAVIDYVFQPKPTEQDLKAGAKADTPVANRHVQVLYSGDGGLMRINYMTSMDGDQSRGAVIINRAAQEVLVIINDSRIFTRLVQQEGVRNPFLLDMSMQFTKMGSDVVAGQPCTTWQAVSAQGKALTCVTDDGFVLQQDGVDVDGLNGSLRAMKVAYDTIPVSAFEPPAGFQEVTPHSPRSDVSQPSTPGAGVGPTSSFPTSNGNPEGETR; from the coding sequence GTGACAGACAATTTTTTACAGGCCTGCAAACGTAATCTGACCAAGCTGGCTCTGTGTGCTGTTAGCCTTCCAGCCATGTCTGCCCTTATGGCGCTTCCTCTCCACGCACAGCAGGCAACCGACCACCCACGCCTGACCCCGGCGCGGGATGCCGTGATTGACTACGTTTTTCAGCCTAAGCCAACGGAGCAGGACCTAAAAGCAGGTGCCAAGGCGGATACGCCCGTGGCCAACCGCCATGTGCAGGTCCTGTATTCGGGCGATGGTGGCCTGATGCGCATTAATTATATGACCAGTATGGATGGGGATCAGAGCCGCGGTGCGGTTATCATCAACCGGGCTGCGCAGGAAGTGCTGGTTATTATCAATGACAGTCGCATTTTTACGCGGCTGGTGCAGCAGGAGGGGGTGCGCAATCCGTTTCTGCTCGATATGTCCATGCAGTTTACTAAAATGGGGAGTGATGTGGTAGCAGGTCAGCCCTGCACTACATGGCAGGCTGTCTCCGCTCAGGGCAAGGCTTTGACCTGCGTGACGGATGATGGGTTTGTGCTCCAGCAGGACGGTGTGGATGTGGATGGGCTGAATGGCAGCCTGCGTGCCATGAAGGTCGCGTATGACACCATTCCGGTCAGTGCGTTTGAACCGCCAGCGGGCTTTCAGGAAGTTACCCCCCACTCCCCGCGTTCGGATGTGTCGCAGCCCTCAACGCCCGGTGCAGGGGTGGGGCCAACGTCGTCTTTCCCCACAAGCAATGGCAATCCAGAAGGTGAGACCCGGTAA
- a CDS encoding AsmA-like C-terminal region-containing protein, which translates to MTPNGQDIPPLTRTKIPRALAVGACVLVALPFVGTAALLGCMAFGPLDITPVVRPFLPITIVKGERAQPPAVSLRLGHAELRWNGLREGMGVPIAVVLQDLRFTAPNSTQPNTVQEADLTLDPLALLHGSIKLRTVNIKGVRLALRRGKNGSVGFDLDLPPSSPTEKSGGIETYGLEHARIEDATIRMDDRLTGTHWLASDIGVDLRLHTIKRSAGVTGFVKLSISPLDTTGSKLVLSAQGTPAENGRQIVWHLKTNSINPASFAPLRPELAKFDLPLSVAADTYFTPVTKTPWMLPNALELTANLGEGHVDAGGSRYEVDHGTANINLLLDQTKADTTPAQITIPTVSLLLRNPGIPDDASRALTLNLAGSLNASDLVQPKGIDARLTATIPHVAFEDLTHYWPTLAAKGGKKWVTENITTGMATNLATTVDLGSKKGWSGIKLTNIQGGIDATGLTVHWLRPINPIQGLDARLDIMGPDKLSIHFDHGYQLVDLADKNVGQTGTGRIEVGPGSMDIVGLTKKDQTGIIETNLNGRLQDVMALLAEQRLHLLSRHPLTLTRPRGKASLHLGLSLPLVSRVTINDMTIQSHADITHASIGNVVAGRDVANARFGLDVTTDGLALAGHGVIGGLPSDLTYDMDFRSLPPDAVSEKAHLTSRITPETALAAGIATGEHFGGSADLAVDYQQLANHTGTVGLNLDMGRSDIRIPMWHKTAGQPAQASATLDLDKGRITNVDHLKASGPDLSVTGKAQLRPGKAPELIISSFKIARSNGHARLMLPQSQSGNMIHVGVYADTLDLSPLMSRDEHDQSPQETKKQSGYHVPEAATGKLHGPPGAAWAIDLTANQLWYSKNKQPLRTVQAYFEDNGLRLERMHFTMKGPVPASMTLVPTGANRALHAHIPDMGAFLAAFGILPDVKGGQAKLDGTFDDTLPAAPFSGTLSVTPFTLKKAPTTLQVARNISLYGWLNAQDANDFLVTHLNMPVTFEDGVLQIHDGTTGNGALGATLEGKVDLDHNHIDLHGTVVPVFAINTLPGKLPGIGKLFSPEKNGGLLAVTFGVTGKLEDPTLHINPYSIFLPGALREMF; encoded by the coding sequence TTGACTCCCAACGGTCAAGACATCCCCCCCCTCACAAGAACAAAAATTCCCCGCGCACTTGCCGTGGGGGCTTGTGTGCTGGTTGCCCTGCCATTTGTGGGAACGGCTGCCCTGCTGGGCTGCATGGCGTTTGGCCCACTCGACATAACACCTGTTGTGCGGCCTTTTTTGCCCATTACCATTGTTAAAGGCGAGCGCGCACAGCCGCCTGCGGTCAGCCTGCGCCTTGGCCATGCCGAACTCCGCTGGAATGGCCTGCGCGAAGGTATGGGCGTTCCTATTGCCGTTGTTTTGCAGGACCTACGCTTTACAGCCCCCAACAGCACCCAGCCCAACACCGTGCAGGAAGCGGATCTGACGCTTGACCCACTGGCCCTCCTACACGGCAGCATAAAACTGCGGACAGTCAACATCAAAGGCGTGCGTCTGGCACTCCGCCGGGGCAAAAATGGCAGCGTGGGGTTTGACCTTGATCTGCCCCCTTCCTCTCCAACCGAAAAAAGCGGCGGCATAGAGACCTATGGGCTGGAACATGCCCGCATAGAGGACGCCACCATACGCATGGATGACCGGCTGACCGGCACCCACTGGCTGGCATCCGACATTGGGGTGGATCTACGCCTGCACACCATTAAGAGAAGTGCAGGTGTAACTGGCTTTGTAAAGCTGAGCATCAGTCCGCTGGACACAACCGGCTCCAAACTGGTGTTAAGCGCACAGGGCACACCAGCCGAAAACGGTCGGCAGATTGTCTGGCACCTTAAAACCAACAGCATCAACCCCGCCTCGTTTGCCCCCCTACGCCCGGAACTGGCCAAGTTTGACCTCCCGTTGAGTGTGGCTGCGGATACGTATTTTACGCCCGTTACAAAAACACCATGGATGCTCCCCAATGCGCTGGAATTAACAGCCAACCTCGGCGAGGGGCATGTAGATGCAGGAGGGTCGCGTTATGAGGTGGACCACGGCACAGCCAACATTAACCTGCTCCTGGACCAGACAAAGGCAGACACAACGCCGGCCCAGATTACCATTCCCACCGTCAGTCTGCTTTTGCGCAACCCCGGCATCCCTGACGATGCCTCGCGGGCGCTAACGCTGAACCTAGCTGGCAGCCTGAACGCATCGGACCTTGTGCAACCCAAGGGCATAGACGCACGACTGACCGCCACCATCCCCCATGTCGCCTTTGAGGACCTCACCCATTACTGGCCCACCCTTGCCGCCAAGGGCGGCAAAAAATGGGTGACCGAAAACATTACAACCGGCATGGCGACCAACCTTGCCACCACGGTTGACCTAGGCAGCAAAAAAGGTTGGAGCGGCATAAAGCTGACCAACATACAGGGGGGTATTGATGCAACGGGCCTGACCGTGCACTGGCTGCGGCCCATTAACCCCATACAGGGGCTGGATGCCCGGCTGGACATTATGGGGCCGGACAAGCTGAGTATCCATTTTGACCATGGCTACCAGCTTGTAGATCTGGCCGACAAAAATGTAGGCCAGACTGGTACAGGCCGAATTGAAGTTGGCCCGGGCAGCATGGATATTGTTGGCCTGACCAAAAAAGACCAGACCGGCATTATAGAAACAAACCTGAATGGCCGTTTGCAGGACGTTATGGCCTTGCTGGCGGAACAGCGCCTGCATCTGCTCTCACGCCATCCGCTCACCCTCACGCGCCCACGCGGCAAGGCCAGCCTGCATTTGGGCCTGAGCCTGCCACTGGTCAGCCGCGTGACGATTAACGACATGACCATTCAGAGCCATGCCGACATTACCCATGCCTCAATCGGCAATGTTGTGGCTGGGCGGGACGTTGCCAATGCCCGCTTTGGGTTGGATGTCACAACCGATGGTCTTGCCCTTGCTGGACACGGTGTTATTGGCGGCCTCCCCTCCGACCTGACATACGATATGGACTTCCGCTCCCTGCCGCCCGACGCAGTTTCGGAAAAAGCACATCTGACATCACGCATAACGCCGGAAACAGCGTTGGCCGCAGGCATTGCCACGGGTGAACATTTTGGCGGCAGCGCCGACCTTGCCGTGGATTACCAGCAACTTGCCAACCATACCGGCACGGTTGGCCTTAATCTGGACATGGGCCGATCGGACATTCGTATTCCCATGTGGCACAAAACCGCAGGGCAGCCCGCACAGGCCTCTGCCACCCTTGATCTGGACAAGGGACGGATTACCAATGTTGACCACCTCAAGGCTTCCGGCCCGGACCTGAGCGTGACCGGCAAAGCACAGTTGCGGCCCGGCAAGGCGCCGGAACTGATTATCTCGTCCTTTAAAATTGCCCGCTCAAACGGCCATGCCCGCCTGATGCTGCCCCAGAGCCAGTCTGGCAACATGATCCATGTTGGCGTTTATGCCGATACGCTCGACCTCTCCCCCCTTATGAGCCGGGACGAGCATGACCAAAGCCCGCAGGAAACCAAAAAACAAAGCGGTTATCATGTACCCGAAGCCGCCACGGGCAAGCTCCACGGTCCTCCCGGTGCTGCATGGGCCATTGACCTGACCGCCAACCAGCTCTGGTACAGCAAGAACAAGCAACCCTTACGCACTGTTCAGGCCTACTTTGAAGATAACGGCCTGAGGCTGGAGAGAATGCACTTCACCATGAAGGGCCCTGTTCCCGCCAGTATGACGCTTGTTCCTACAGGGGCAAACCGCGCGTTACATGCGCATATTCCTGACATGGGGGCGTTTCTGGCCGCCTTTGGTATCCTCCCCGATGTTAAAGGCGGGCAGGCCAAACTGGATGGCACGTTTGATGACACACTCCCTGCCGCACCGTTTAGTGGCACGCTGAGCGTCACCCCGTTTACACTTAAAAAAGCGCCAACCACCCTTCAGGTCGCACGCAATATCTCGCTCTACGGCTGGCTTAATGCCCAGGACGCCAACGATTTTCTGGTCACGCATCTGAACATGCCGGTGACTTTTGAAGATGGGGTGCTGCAAATTCATGATGGCACCACCGGCAACGGTGCCCTTGGCGCTACGTTGGAGGGCAAGGTGGACCTTGACCACAACCACATAGACCTGCACGGCACCGTGGTGCCGGTTTTTGCCATTAACACCCTGCCCGGCAAGCTACCGGGCATTGGCAAACTGTTTAGCCCGGAAAAAAATGGGGGCCTGCTGGCGGTAACATTTGGTGTGACAGGCAAGCTGGAAGACCCAACCCTGCATATCAACCCCTATTCCATCTTCCTACCCGGCGCCCTGCGCGAGATGTTCTGA
- a CDS encoding bifunctional [glutamine synthetase] adenylyltransferase/[glutamine synthetase]-adenylyl-L-tyrosine phosphorylase: protein MTQADHSLFRDVRQTRRQGPRTWPDADWPAPADRHKATVFVEDMLELARQNGVAASVMALPGAQELMLCLGGNSPYLSDLAREDIQAFAALLDKGPDICVQDAFATCAQFDATSGREYVAAFLRHAKKRIAFISAIADLGGVWSLEDVTQTLSRLAETALEIALRHLLWSAHDIGSLVLPCPENPTHGCGLVVLAMGKLGARELNFSSDIDLIVLYDPTTYPQSDAVRRVFVRMTNDLVSLMEARDANGYVFRTDLRLRPDPSSTPPAVTVQAATLYYESLGQTWERAAMIKARPVAGDLTLGRRFLAAIRPFIWRKHLDFALIDDIHDMKARIDRYRKAGRTDLAHLPDSVLADPEASRAWLLGHNLKLGQGGIREIEFIAQAMQLVWGGREPGLRDKTTFGALKKLVGSGRLPRSEAEVLARTYRFLRDAEHRLQMRADHQTHSLPDTVEAFEAFAIFMNYPDGEALALDVLPRMREARRIFERHFVIQPAANGMVASSVLVPGPEDGQVAELLEKYGFPPAQLVEAAQVLERWSGHSLRALRSERAHALLRALMPTLLANFGQRGNPLACLRRFDALLARQHAGVQLLSLFERNPELIDRIASIFDASAFLADHLADKPSALEGLLAPEPEEGRNVVARLKILAEEVADVEELLTTLRPLLRGEEFRLSVALLEGRISEDEAERARTLLADTIMIVIKQAVERDHIRRYGRVPGGGMAVIAMGKAGSREMMPGSDLDLLMVFDHPEEVQASHVPARHQRGADGLAFSRPRSVAVGQYYTRLAHAFIAALTAPGPEGPLYAVDMRLRPSGAAGPVAVSRTAFLRYHAESAWTWECMALTRARIVAAPQKLRRALAQDLERVLDGSIRPVPPARATLLADARTMRERLARDLPASSIWDIKRRAGGLVEVEFIAQILQLVAASPTARNPSTRLALGRLERCGLLDAADARMLRQADFFWRRLQALLRLLCGPVPPKELEVDMVPAALNILLRNMKARTLPELMERTNLLARDVRACFERLVGPVGQHGEAERPGS from the coding sequence ATGACGCAGGCAGATCATTCTCTCTTCCGTGACGTAAGGCAGACGCGCAGGCAAGGCCCGCGGACGTGGCCTGATGCAGATTGGCCTGCTCCGGCCGACAGGCACAAGGCCACTGTTTTTGTTGAGGACATGCTGGAGCTTGCCCGTCAGAATGGTGTTGCCGCATCTGTTATGGCATTGCCCGGCGCGCAGGAACTGATGCTGTGCCTTGGCGGCAACAGCCCGTACCTGTCCGATCTGGCGCGGGAGGACATTCAGGCCTTTGCCGCCCTGCTGGACAAAGGGCCGGACATCTGTGTGCAGGATGCGTTTGCAACATGCGCACAGTTTGACGCCACATCGGGGCGAGAGTATGTCGCCGCGTTCCTTCGTCATGCAAAAAAACGCATAGCTTTTATTAGTGCTATTGCAGACCTCGGCGGCGTATGGTCGTTGGAGGATGTAACGCAAACCCTCAGCCGTCTGGCTGAAACCGCGCTCGAAATCGCCCTCAGACATCTGCTGTGGAGTGCGCATGATATCGGGTCGCTCGTTCTGCCATGCCCAGAAAACCCCACTCACGGGTGCGGGCTGGTTGTGCTGGCCATGGGCAAACTTGGCGCGCGTGAGCTGAATTTTTCATCCGACATCGACCTGATAGTTTTGTACGACCCCACAACGTACCCTCAGTCAGACGCGGTGCGACGTGTATTTGTGCGTATGACTAACGATCTTGTTAGCCTGATGGAAGCGCGCGATGCGAATGGCTACGTTTTTCGTACGGATTTACGGCTGCGGCCAGACCCGTCTTCCACGCCGCCAGCCGTAACCGTGCAGGCCGCCACGCTGTATTACGAGAGCTTGGGCCAGACATGGGAGCGCGCCGCCATGATCAAGGCGCGGCCCGTGGCGGGGGACCTTACGTTGGGGCGGCGTTTTCTGGCCGCTATCAGGCCCTTTATCTGGCGCAAACATCTCGATTTTGCCCTGATCGACGATATTCATGACATGAAGGCCCGCATCGACCGCTACCGCAAGGCAGGGCGGACCGATCTGGCGCACTTGCCCGATTCTGTTCTGGCCGACCCGGAGGCCAGCCGCGCATGGCTTTTGGGCCATAACCTCAAGCTGGGGCAGGGCGGCATACGCGAAATTGAATTTATTGCGCAGGCCATGCAACTGGTCTGGGGTGGGCGTGAACCCGGATTGCGGGACAAAACCACCTTTGGCGCACTTAAAAAACTGGTCGGCTCGGGCCGCTTGCCCCGGTCAGAAGCGGAAGTGCTGGCTCGGACATACCGTTTTTTGCGTGATGCTGAACACCGTTTGCAGATGCGCGCCGACCACCAGACCCATAGCCTGCCCGATACGGTCGAGGCGTTTGAGGCGTTCGCCATTTTTATGAACTACCCGGACGGCGAGGCGCTGGCGCTGGATGTGCTGCCACGTATGCGCGAGGCCCGGCGTATATTTGAGCGTCACTTTGTTATTCAGCCCGCCGCTAATGGCATGGTCGCCAGCAGTGTGCTCGTGCCCGGACCTGAAGATGGGCAGGTTGCCGAACTGCTGGAAAAATACGGTTTTCCGCCTGCTCAGCTTGTGGAGGCGGCGCAGGTTTTGGAACGGTGGAGCGGGCATAGCCTACGTGCGTTGCGGTCCGAGCGGGCGCATGCCCTGTTGCGGGCGCTTATGCCAACCTTGCTGGCCAATTTTGGCCAACGTGGGAACCCACTGGCCTGCCTGCGGCGGTTTGATGCTTTGTTGGCGCGCCAGCACGCCGGGGTGCAGTTGCTCTCCCTCTTTGAACGCAACCCGGAACTGATTGACCGCATTGCCAGCATTTTTGATGCCTCGGCTTTTCTGGCCGACCATCTGGCAGACAAACCCTCGGCGTTGGAAGGGCTTTTGGCTCCAGAGCCGGAGGAAGGCCGCAATGTGGTGGCCCGGCTGAAAATACTGGCCGAGGAAGTGGCTGATGTAGAGGAACTTCTGACCACCCTGCGGCCTTTGCTGCGGGGGGAGGAGTTCCGCCTTTCCGTTGCCTTGCTGGAAGGCCGGATAAGCGAGGATGAAGCCGAGCGCGCACGGACCCTGCTGGCCGATACGATTATGATCGTCATCAAACAGGCTGTGGAGCGGGACCATATCCGCCGGTATGGCCGTGTGCCCGGCGGTGGCATGGCCGTTATTGCCATGGGTAAGGCAGGCTCGCGCGAGATGATGCCCGGCTCAGACCTCGACCTGCTTATGGTATTTGATCACCCCGAAGAGGTGCAGGCCAGTCATGTTCCGGCCCGCCATCAGAGAGGGGCAGACGGGCTGGCTTTTTCCCGCCCGCGTTCCGTTGCTGTGGGGCAGTATTATACGCGTCTGGCTCATGCCTTTATTGCCGCCCTGACCGCTCCGGGGCCAGAAGGGCCGCTTTATGCGGTGGACATGCGCTTGCGGCCATCGGGGGCTGCGGGGCCTGTTGCGGTCTCTCGCACCGCATTTTTGCGCTATCACGCGGAATCTGCGTGGACGTGGGAGTGCATGGCCCTGACGCGTGCCCGTATTGTGGCGGCACCCCAAAAGCTACGGCGTGCTCTGGCGCAGGATCTGGAGCGTGTTCTGGATGGAAGCATCCGCCCGGTACCGCCTGCGCGCGCCACGCTTCTGGCTGATGCCCGAACCATGCGGGAACGGCTGGCGCGTGATTTGCCCGCAAGTTCCATATGGGACATCAAACGCCGTGCGGGTGGTCTGGTGGAAGTGGAGTTTATAGCCCAGATTCTTCAACTGGTTGCCGCAAGTCCAACGGCACGTAACCCTTCGACCCGGCTTGCTCTGGGGCGCTTGGAGCGGTGCGGATTGCTGGATGCGGCAGATGCCAGAATGCTGCGGCAGGCGGATTTTTTCTGGCGTCGTTTGCAGGCGCTGCTGCGTTTGTTGTGTGGGCCAGTGCCACCTAAGGAACTGGAGGTGGATATGGTGCCCGCTGCGTTGAATATTTTGCTCAGGAATATGAAGGCCCGTACCCTGCCCGAACTGATGGAGCGGACCAACCTGCTGGCGCGGGATGTGCGGGCCTGTTTTGAGAGGCTGGTCGGCCCGGTTGGACAGCATGGCGAGGCCGAACGGCCCGGCAGTTAA
- the bcp gene encoding thioredoxin-dependent thiol peroxidase — protein METTHALQVGDKAPAFTMPASGGRTVDSAALKGKPFVLYFYPKADTPGCTKEACGFNEALQAFDHAGLTVIGVSRDPVKKLDAFATKYGLTFPLASDEAGHVTEAYGVWVEKSMYGRTYMGIERTTFLVDAKGHIAHIWPKVKVTGHVEDVLAQARTLCGAG, from the coding sequence ATGGAAACAACACACGCCCTGCAAGTCGGAGACAAGGCCCCCGCGTTTACAATGCCCGCCAGTGGTGGACGCACGGTGGACAGCGCAGCCCTGAAGGGAAAGCCCTTTGTGCTGTATTTTTATCCTAAAGCGGATACCCCCGGCTGCACCAAAGAGGCCTGCGGTTTTAATGAAGCCTTGCAGGCTTTTGACCATGCCGGGCTAACTGTAATCGGTGTCTCGCGCGATCCGGTTAAAAAGCTGGATGCGTTTGCAACCAAATACGGTCTGACATTCCCCCTCGCATCAGACGAGGCTGGGCATGTGACCGAGGCTTATGGCGTGTGGGTGGAAAAATCCATGTACGGCCGAACTTATATGGGTATCGAGCGCACAACGTTTTTGGTCGATGCCAAAGGGCACATTGCCCATATATGGCCTAAGGTCAAAGTGACCGGCCATGTGGAGGATGTTCTGGCTCAGGCCCGCACCCTGTGTGGCGCGGGCTGA
- a CDS encoding MFS transporter: MNTAQRIRGILAGSAGNLLEYFDWYVYSSFTIYFAHAFFPHGSPTAELLNAAAVFAVGFFMRPIGGWLLGMAADRYGRRKALTFSVLAMCVGSLAIAVCPTYEQIGVVAPVILVLARLVQGLSLGGEYGASATYLAEVSTPQHRGFWSGFLYVTLVMGQLLALCVLLVMQYALLTPEQIAAWGWRIPFFIGAGGAVLVFWLRRQMAESESFESTSKKQTKGGVRVMLQHWPSVLRVCGLTLGGTVAFYTYTIYMQKYLANSLGFPKETATLISAASLFVFAAMQPLFGAVSDRVGRKPLLLFFGVGASLGTVPLLTALSHATSGWMAFGLIVLALFVASGYTSINAIVKAELFPTRIRALGVALPYALTVSIFGGTTEYIALWCKHIGHENWFAWYVSACALATLTTALTLPKTAKMDETAS, encoded by the coding sequence TTGAACACGGCACAACGCATTCGTGGTATTCTGGCAGGGTCTGCCGGGAACCTGCTCGAATATTTTGACTGGTACGTTTATTCTTCCTTTACCATTTACTTTGCCCATGCGTTTTTCCCGCATGGCAGCCCCACAGCCGAGTTGCTGAACGCTGCCGCCGTGTTTGCCGTTGGTTTTTTTATGCGTCCCATTGGTGGGTGGCTCTTGGGCATGGCGGCTGACCGGTACGGACGGCGCAAGGCGCTTACCTTTTCGGTTCTGGCTATGTGCGTGGGGTCTCTGGCCATTGCGGTTTGCCCCACTTACGAGCAGATCGGCGTTGTTGCCCCGGTCATACTGGTCCTGGCCCGGCTGGTGCAGGGGTTAAGCCTTGGTGGAGAATATGGTGCCTCCGCCACCTATCTGGCCGAAGTCTCCACCCCACAGCACCGCGGCTTCTGGTCCGGTTTCCTGTATGTCACTCTGGTCATGGGCCAACTGCTTGCGCTGTGCGTGCTGCTAGTCATGCAATATGCGTTGCTGACACCAGAGCAGATTGCCGCATGGGGCTGGCGTATTCCCTTCTTTATCGGGGCGGGCGGCGCGGTACTGGTTTTCTGGCTCCGTCGCCAGATGGCTGAGAGCGAAAGCTTTGAGAGCACCAGCAAAAAGCAGACAAAAGGCGGCGTGCGCGTCATGCTCCAGCATTGGCCCTCCGTCCTGAGGGTTTGCGGGTTGACGCTTGGCGGAACGGTCGCCTTTTACACCTACACAATTTACATGCAGAAATACCTTGCCAACTCCCTTGGTTTTCCAAAGGAGACTGCCACTCTCATTTCGGCTGCAAGCCTGTTTGTATTCGCCGCCATGCAACCGCTGTTTGGCGCGGTATCTGACCGGGTCGGACGCAAGCCCCTGCTACTGTTTTTTGGCGTGGGGGCAAGCCTTGGCACCGTACCGCTCCTTACCGCCCTCTCCCACGCTACATCGGGCTGGATGGCCTTCGGGCTTATTGTTCTGGCCCTGTTTGTGGCCTCGGGTTACACCTCCATCAATGCCATTGTTAAGGCTGAGCTTTTCCCCACCCGTATTCGCGCATTGGGGGTCGCCCTGCCCTACGCGCTGACAGTCTCCATTTTTGGCGGAACAACCGAGTATATTGCCCTGTGGTGCAAGCATATCGGGCATGAAAACTGGTTTGCATGGTATGTGTCCGCCTGTGCTCTGGCCACGCTGACAACCGCGCTGACACTGCCCAAAACCGCAAAAATGGACGAAACCGCATCCTGA
- a CDS encoding DNA recombination protein RmuC, producing the protein MSSVIVLVCVAVSALLMGGLLAYTLRRPAPKGADSDLLARLYVMMEREAAAARADSSAQRSAMIEMERAFGDRLERMRAELSEQLGSLSGGLGREQAEARAAQAEALRNMAEASAQQLAAIRHAVTEQLHEAVERQMHSSFQRVLEQFTAMQKAMGEVRAMTAQISDLKRLFSNVKTRGGWGEAQLRAILDDVLPPGTYESNVRLGPGNDVVEFAIRMPVKTETPPLMPVDSKFPTEAYEKLLNAAEEGDTVAEKAARKSLENTVRSEARKIATKYIQPPATVEFAVLYLPTDGLYTEVARIPGLIDDVGRQFRVMVMGPALMPAMLRTIHLGYVTLALEERTESIARLLGATRQEMLKMDGVLDKLARNAQAMSFSIEEARRRTRVVTRRLKELDNPVGAEDEGEESEIEFSGHAKGSTATG; encoded by the coding sequence ATGAGTTCTGTAATTGTTCTTGTGTGTGTCGCAGTCTCGGCCCTTCTGATGGGGGGGCTGCTGGCCTATACCTTGCGTAGACCCGCGCCAAAGGGGGCAGATAGTGATCTGCTGGCGCGCCTGTATGTTATGATGGAGCGTGAGGCGGCCGCTGCCCGTGCTGATTCGTCCGCCCAGAGAAGCGCGATGATCGAGATGGAGCGCGCGTTTGGTGACCGTCTGGAGCGTATGCGGGCCGAACTGTCGGAGCAGTTGGGTAGCTTGTCGGGCGGTCTGGGGCGGGAGCAGGCAGAGGCGCGGGCGGCGCAGGCAGAGGCCTTGCGGAACATGGCGGAAGCATCCGCCCAGCAGTTGGCCGCAATCCGCCACGCAGTAACCGAGCAACTGCACGAGGCCGTGGAACGGCAGATGCACTCATCGTTCCAGCGCGTGCTGGAGCAATTTACCGCCATGCAAAAGGCCATGGGCGAAGTGCGGGCCATGACGGCGCAGATCAGCGACCTCAAACGCCTGTTTAGCAATGTCAAAACACGGGGTGGTTGGGGGGAGGCGCAGCTTCGCGCCATTCTGGACGATGTACTGCCTCCGGGAACATATGAAAGCAATGTAAGGCTGGGGCCGGGGAACGATGTGGTGGAGTTTGCCATTCGTATGCCGGTCAAAACCGAAACACCGCCCCTTATGCCCGTGGACAGCAAATTCCCGACCGAAGCATATGAAAAACTGCTGAACGCCGCAGAGGAAGGAGACACGGTTGCAGAAAAGGCCGCACGTAAATCGCTGGAAAACACGGTGCGCTCGGAAGCCCGTAAAATTGCCACCAAATACATCCAGCCTCCCGCAACTGTTGAATTTGCCGTGCTTTATCTGCCAACGGATGGACTCTACACTGAGGTCGCCCGCATTCCGGGGTTGATAGATGATGTGGGGCGGCAGTTTAGGGTTATGGTCATGGGGCCAGCCCTTATGCCCGCCATGCTGCGCACCATTCATCTGGGTTATGTAACCCTCGCGCTGGAAGAACGGACGGAAAGCATTGCACGCCTGCTGGGAGCTACACGGCAGGAGATGTTGAAAATGGATGGAGTGCTAGACAAGCTGGCGCGGAATGCTCAGGCTATGTCCTTCTCCATTGAAGAGGCGAGACGGCGCACCAGAGTGGTCACACGCAGGCTTAAGGAGCTTGATAATCCAGTCGGCGCCGAGGACGAAGGCGAAGAGTCTGAAATTGAATTTAGTGGCCATGCGAAGGGTAGCACTGCAACAGGGTAG